From the genome of Candidatus Reconcilbacillus cellulovorans:
GGCGGCGCCGTGAGCACCGCCGCGCCCGCCGACGCGAGCGCCCGACGCAGTTCTGGCAACACCGTTTCCACCGGCAGCAACGTCGCTTCATCCCCCGCCGAGCAGCCGCGCGATCTCTTCTGCGGGAAGGCCCGTCAGCTCGGCAACCTCCGCCTCCGCCATCCCCTTCGCCAACATCCGACGCGCCAACTCGCGACGCTCCTCACGCCGGCCTTCTTCTCGCCCTTCCTGTCGGCCTTCTTCTCGGCCCCGCTCCCAACCCTTCCTCTCCCAGTACAACATCCCCTCGAACACCGGCTCCCGCTCCTCCGGACGAAGCGCCTCCAGCTCCTTCCTCAACATCGCCTCTTCCCCCTCCTCCATCGGCATGTATGCCTCGAAAAACCCCGCCACCAGCCGCTTCTTCGCCTCATCCACCTTCAGCCGCCCCAACATCCGCAAAAACGCAAGCCGCACCTGCACCCGTTCTTCTTCCCGATACCCCATCTTCGCGAGCAGCGCCGCCGCCACCGGACTCTCCAGCTCCGCATACGCCCGCCAGTTCAGCTTCCC
Proteins encoded in this window:
- a CDS encoding transposase translates to STFFEDFMTLFFPDAARHIDFSHLSFLRQELFTNVARGDVRYVDLLVETKLKGEDGVIVVHVETQASRQRDFHERMFVYFARLYEKLRKRIVPVAVFAYRRGEDEPDGFEMKVPFLEVLKFRFYALKLGKLNWRAYAELESPVAAALLAKMGYREEERVQVRLAFLRMLGRLKVDEAKKRLVAGFFEAYMPMEEGEEAMLRKELEALRPEEREPVFEGMLYWERKGWERGREEGRQEGREEGRREERRELARRMLAKGMAEAEVAELTGLPAEEIARLLGGG